One Nicotiana tomentosiformis chromosome 4, ASM39032v3, whole genome shotgun sequence genomic window carries:
- the LOC138909348 gene encoding uncharacterized protein, which produces MTRLNQKGAPSRWTEECEESFQKLKNDGRVITYASRQLKVHEKNYHVHDLELAAIVHVLKIWWHSVPCEANVVGDVLSRKAESLGSLAYLPVVKRPLALDVQALANQFVRLDISQPSRVLACVVSHPSLFDRIRGRQHDDPHLLVLKDTVQHGEAKEVTSEDGGVFRM; this is translated from the exons atgaccagattgaaccagaagggtgctccatctagatggaccgaggagtgtgaggagagctttcaaaagctcaagaat gatggtagggtgattacctacgcgtctagacagctgaaggtgcatgagaagaactatcatgtccacgacctcgagttagcagctattgttcatgtctTGAAGATCTGGTGGCatagtgtcccttgtgag gccaatgtggtgggcgatgtcttgagtcgcaaggcagagagtttgggcagtttagcataccTACCAGTAGtaaagaggcctttagccttggatgttcaggccttggccaaccagtttgtcagattggatatttcccagccgagcagagttttggcttgtgtggtttctcatcCTTCTCTTTTTGATCGTATCAGAGGACGTCagcatgatgacccccatctgcttgtacttaaggacacggttcagcacggcgaaGCCAAGGAGGTCACTAGTGAAGATGGCGGTGTATttaggatgtag